In the genome of uncultured Campylobacter sp., one region contains:
- a CDS encoding peptidoglycan DD-metalloendopeptidase family protein: MKRAFLAPLLALGLAAALTYAAPAKQQSTKDKIAKAGQELKSSQKEGMQLSQKIDEIAGQIVKEQEGFKKREGEIKQLSDAIEGLKDQYAAEAQELEKLNSQNVTLLSVQNDLESKIASVISQELSFDLITDVNSTTTPDSIMASEILEGLGLVMNDELKGLIKDYENNQNFINEQNKKIKSIQASMAGYDKKKTDLDAKQTTQKEKLAQMKKDKEDYIARLEKINDEQDAISKTLQELKIIDDAEEKAKAQKEEAARQAKLEAQKQKERQAREKEYAKAKAAAKKAGKPEPAPPSEPEPEVSEPADERVSKINQKVKQYGSSYQSSRVKKYGGAKTAAPLNGAYLKRKFGNYNDPVYNIKLFNENVVLGSNSGDTQVKAVLPGKVVFAKETAVLDKVVILEHSGGIHTIYAHLNQIPPTVRVGSNVKKGYIIGRIGSDLTFEVTQQNYHINPLDLISLR, encoded by the coding sequence ATGAAAAGAGCTTTTTTAGCGCCGCTTCTTGCGCTGGGGCTCGCCGCAGCTCTTACTTACGCCGCACCCGCAAAGCAGCAAAGCACGAAGGATAAGATCGCCAAAGCGGGTCAAGAGCTCAAAAGCTCGCAAAAGGAGGGGATGCAACTCTCGCAAAAGATCGACGAGATCGCAGGCCAAATCGTAAAGGAGCAGGAGGGCTTTAAAAAGCGCGAGGGCGAGATTAAGCAGCTAAGCGACGCGATAGAAGGCCTAAAGGATCAATATGCCGCCGAAGCGCAGGAGCTTGAAAAGCTCAATAGCCAAAATGTCACGCTTCTTAGCGTGCAAAACGATCTAGAAAGCAAGATCGCAAGCGTGATCTCGCAAGAGTTATCATTTGATCTCATCACCGACGTAAATTCCACCACCACGCCCGATTCTATCATGGCTAGCGAAATTTTAGAAGGGCTTGGCCTCGTTATGAACGACGAGCTGAAGGGGCTGATCAAAGACTACGAAAATAATCAAAATTTTATCAACGAGCAGAACAAAAAGATCAAATCGATCCAAGCGAGCATGGCGGGCTACGATAAGAAAAAAACCGATCTCGACGCCAAGCAAACCACCCAAAAAGAGAAACTCGCGCAGATGAAAAAGGACAAAGAGGACTATATCGCGAGGCTGGAGAAGATAAACGACGAGCAAGACGCCATATCTAAGACCCTGCAGGAGCTTAAGATCATCGACGACGCCGAGGAAAAAGCCAAAGCGCAGAAGGAGGAAGCGGCACGCCAAGCAAAGCTTGAAGCGCAGAAGCAAAAGGAGCGCCAAGCTCGCGAAAAAGAGTATGCCAAAGCAAAAGCAGCGGCAAAAAAGGCGGGCAAGCCCGAACCTGCGCCTCCTAGTGAGCCCGAGCCCGAAGTGAGCGAGCCAGCGGATGAGCGCGTAAGCAAGATCAACCAAAAGGTCAAGCAGTACGGCTCTAGCTATCAGTCCTCGCGCGTTAAAAAATACGGCGGAGCCAAGACTGCAGCGCCTTTAAACGGCGCGTATTTGAAGCGAAAATTCGGCAACTACAACGATCCCGTGTATAACATCAAGCTTTTCAACGAAAACGTCGTGCTCGGCTCAAACAGCGGCGACACGCAGGTTAAGGCAGTGCTGCCGGGTAAAGTAGTCTTTGCTAAAGAAACCGCCGTGCTCGATAAGGTCGTGATCCTAGAGCACAGCGGCGGCATCCACACGATCTACGCGCATCTAAATCAGATCCCGCCTACCGTGCGCGTCGGCTCCAACGTCAAAAAGGGCTACATCATCGGGCGCATCGGCTCGGATCTGACCTTTGAAGTGACGCAGCAGAACTACCACATCAACCCGCTCGATCTCATCAGCCTGAGGTAA
- a CDS encoding zeta toxin family protein, which translates to MALTEEDMKMWQGVSDHLTRMENDAEYRKKIEKQLYRGAPKKSIERIRQVGIKNGQSKLVGAIKKIDFSSNAELIKIQDEAIVLAENSLKNFLKEYNEHPNTTGGRYICSDTFKELFPCFEAKENRALVNDAIHNSSAVLAATQFEEVLKRDEPNKTKAIFITGIPGAGKTTSVKNFMTDDKVKLIFEGQLANPAPTIPKIEQCLQKNLDVTIAAVHIEPEKALDNTFKRFNEYGRGGNIEVMSSIQGNLPNGLKKLKEHFGDKINIIAIDRNSDKNKILTDEKEIYKLISIGSKEEIFKRLKVKLDQDFQKGRIDKACFAQANETKLNKIMSIQIDKAEIAKFKSKL; encoded by the coding sequence ATGGCTTTAACAGAAGAAGACATGAAAATGTGGCAGGGCGTGAGCGATCATTTGACGCGAATGGAAAACGACGCTGAATATCGCAAGAAAATAGAAAAGCAACTTTATCGCGGTGCTCCAAAAAAGAGTATTGAAAGAATACGACAAGTAGGTATAAAAAATGGCCAATCAAAGTTAGTAGGCGCAATAAAAAAGATTGATTTCAGCTCTAATGCCGAATTGATAAAAATTCAAGACGAAGCGATTGTCCTTGCTGAAAATTCTTTAAAAAATTTTTTAAAAGAATATAATGAGCACCCTAATACCACAGGTGGTCGTTATATTTGTTCCGATACATTCAAAGAACTTTTTCCTTGCTTTGAAGCAAAAGAAAATAGGGCTCTAGTAAATGACGCGATACATAATTCCTCCGCTGTTTTGGCGGCGACGCAGTTTGAAGAGGTTCTGAAACGCGATGAGCCTAATAAAACCAAAGCAATCTTCATCACCGGAATTCCTGGAGCCGGAAAAACAACCTCGGTTAAAAATTTTATGACCGATGATAAAGTTAAACTTATTTTTGAGGGTCAGTTGGCAAACCCGGCGCCGACTATCCCAAAAATAGAGCAGTGCCTACAAAAAAATTTAGACGTTACGATTGCTGCGGTGCATATAGAACCTGAAAAGGCTTTAGACAATACTTTTAAGCGCTTTAACGAATACGGGCGCGGCGGGAACATTGAAGTTATGTCTAGCATCCAAGGAAACTTGCCAAATGGCTTAAAAAAGCTAAAAGAGCATTTCGGGGATAAAATTAATATTATCGCCATTGATAGAAATAGCGATAAGAATAAAATTTTAACCGACGAAAAAGAGATCTACAAACTAATCAGTATCGGCTCAAAAGAGGAAATTTTCAAACGCTTAAAAGTCAAATTAGACCAAGATTTTCAAAAAGGCAGAATCGACAAAGCTTGTTTTGCTCAGGCGAATGAAACGAAGCTAAATAAAATCATGTCTATCCAAATCGATAAAGCCGAGATCGCAAAATTTAAAAGTAAGCTATAG
- a CDS encoding FtsW/RodA/SpoVE family cell cycle protein, producing the protein MFKIDKKILAYFDFIQPFLIVPIVVFSYVLISEANDVLSSKQVVYFGVGFAVFTLFFLFPIRKFLYLIPIFYWINIILLLSVDFFGVSKLGARRWLEIPFVHFTLQPSEVMKPAFILMLMYLIHKNPPPKNGYGLKDFLRLSFYILLPFVLIAKEPDLGTAAILFLTGFAILFIIGVDKKIWLTLIIVFVASSPILYENMHDYQKKRIADFISEEPNYQVKQAIIAIGNGGIYGKDKDEATQTHFKFLPIATSDFIFAYTIERFGFVGAAALIALYALLILHLLSLNYDFKSDYLIRVFTSALASLIFIYTGVNISMVVGFAPVVGVPLPFFSYGGSSFITFMILFGILQNLLTFRMKDNYKTYKIRM; encoded by the coding sequence TTGTTTAAAATTGACAAAAAGATTTTAGCATATTTTGATTTCATTCAACCTTTTTTGATCGTGCCGATAGTGGTTTTTTCATACGTTTTAATAAGCGAGGCAAACGACGTGCTGTCTTCAAAACAGGTAGTATATTTTGGCGTCGGATTTGCCGTTTTTACGCTGTTTTTTCTCTTTCCGATACGCAAATTTTTATATCTGATCCCGATATTTTATTGGATCAACATCATATTGCTGCTCAGCGTCGATTTTTTCGGCGTTAGTAAGCTAGGAGCTAGGCGCTGGCTGGAGATTCCGTTCGTGCATTTTACGCTGCAGCCCAGCGAGGTGATGAAACCCGCGTTTATCCTGATGCTGATGTATCTGATACACAAAAATCCGCCGCCGAAAAACGGCTACGGGCTGAAGGATTTTTTGCGCCTTAGTTTTTACATACTTCTACCTTTCGTTTTGATCGCGAAAGAGCCCGATCTAGGCACCGCCGCGATACTTTTTTTGACGGGATTTGCGATCCTTTTCATCATTGGCGTGGATAAAAAAATTTGGCTCACGCTGATCATCGTTTTTGTGGCCAGCTCGCCGATTTTGTACGAAAACATGCACGATTATCAAAAAAAGCGCATCGCCGATTTCATCAGCGAGGAGCCCAATTACCAGGTCAAGCAGGCGATCATAGCTATCGGAAACGGCGGCATCTACGGCAAGGATAAGGATGAAGCGACGCAGACGCACTTTAAATTCTTACCGATTGCGACGAGCGATTTTATCTTTGCTTATACGATCGAGCGCTTCGGCTTCGTGGGGGCTGCCGCGCTGATCGCGCTGTATGCGTTGCTGATACTGCATCTGCTGAGCCTGAACTACGATTTTAAAAGCGATTATCTGATACGGGTCTTTACGAGCGCGCTTGCCTCGCTCATTTTCATCTACACGGGCGTTAATATCTCGATGGTGGTGGGCTTCGCGCCCGTCGTGGGCGTGCCGCTGCCGTTTTTCAGCTACGGCGGCAGCAGCTTCATCACCTTTATGATCCTCTTTGGAATTTTGCAAAATTTGCTGACGTTTAGGATGAAGGATAACTACAAAACCTATAAGATCAGGATGTAA
- a CDS encoding threonine/serine exporter family protein yields MTTEIAAAKEAEAARPQIQELTNFLSEYAAKMLSIGTYTARIERCVRRIADAYGYEASLMIFVRHFIISVMDPADNSIRRTYVKTGAAAQISFDLISELSALSWEIYDEKIPLARAKAAFTQILTSQKRNFVKTLVLLSVANAAFCELFGGDGGAMALVFAATAFGICVRYLLSKLKINLKIQYIAVSFAVSFIVSLGARYGLSATPDVAVGSSILFLIPGVWLINSVFDILNENMLVGISRGLNTGLLIICIAIGLFLTLSISNLGLVNV; encoded by the coding sequence ATGACAACGGAAATAGCGGCAGCAAAAGAAGCAGAAGCGGCAAGACCGCAAATCCAAGAGCTTACCAATTTTCTTAGCGAATACGCCGCCAAGATGCTTAGCATCGGCACTTACACAGCGCGCATCGAGCGCTGCGTGCGCAGGATAGCGGATGCTTACGGCTACGAAGCAAGCCTGATGATCTTCGTGCGCCACTTCATCATCAGCGTGATGGACCCTGCGGACAACTCCATTCGCCGCACCTACGTCAAAACGGGCGCTGCGGCGCAGATCAGCTTCGATCTAATCTCGGAGCTAAGCGCGCTTAGCTGGGAAATTTACGACGAAAAAATCCCCCTTGCGCGCGCCAAAGCCGCGTTTACTCAAATTCTAACCTCGCAAAAGAGGAATTTTGTCAAAACTCTCGTTTTGCTCAGCGTCGCAAATGCCGCGTTCTGTGAGCTTTTCGGCGGCGATGGCGGCGCGATGGCGTTAGTGTTTGCGGCTACGGCTTTTGGAATTTGCGTCCGCTATCTGCTTAGCAAGCTTAAAATCAATCTAAAAATCCAATACATCGCGGTTTCGTTCGCAGTCTCATTCATCGTCTCGCTAGGCGCTCGTTACGGGCTTAGCGCCACGCCCGACGTAGCCGTGGGATCGAGCATATTGTTTTTGATCCCTGGTGTCTGGCTGATCAACTCGGTATTTGACATCCTAAACGAAAATATGCTCGTAGGCATCAGTAGAGGGCTAAACACGGGGCTTTTGATCATCTGCATCGCAATCGGGCTCTTTCTGACGCTTAGCATCTCAAATTTGGGGCTTGTAAATGTTTGA
- a CDS encoding N-acetylmuramoyl-L-alanine amidase — MAKIVKIFLIAAFSCVLAFGASSEAFFAKFDKDFIVATPNYKRSLHKELKSLYQGASDKEVRIKALKRLVYSSKNLGLDSSPYESALAKLQGKASDSSTNSKKLKDENAKNSKSSDEKNASNLAHNPKAPASKNSKNSKNSTSKNLKKTRAPEEADLSSLSKEDLEFLRSTRPRGADDAKNSTDDAHSNDASENPAGSTATERLDSELRKSSVKKSAPDAKLALASLRGDGDEIVLEFNRDLKRGDYKDFTIASSDNFRFVIDFSARQKSQKTRFKDSFVSDVRVSQYNDKTVRIVLSDPKEFNANVEINGNMMILSTAEGLKAAKSARAEKNKDQKSGRKREHEQDSEPQISTIDDAQGAKTASVAAGKIYKSTKGKLIVIDPGHGGSDSGAVGNGLKEKNVVLATSKKLGALLTKRGYKVLYTRSTDVFINLRSRTAFAAKKNADMFISIHANAAPNASSALKMSGVETFFLSPARSERSKNAAALENRGDLEDMNTFSKQTFLNFLNREKIISSNKLAIDIQSYMLSSVKKSFSSRDGGVREAPFWVLVGATMPAVLVEMGYITHPDEGKNLGKSAYQDRIAQGIANGVDAYFQKNR; from the coding sequence ATGGCGAAGATAGTTAAAATTTTTCTAATCGCGGCCTTTAGTTGCGTATTGGCGTTTGGAGCTTCCAGCGAGGCGTTTTTTGCGAAATTCGACAAGGATTTCATCGTAGCGACGCCGAATTACAAGCGCTCGCTGCACAAGGAGCTAAAATCGCTCTACCAAGGCGCATCCGATAAAGAGGTCCGCATCAAAGCGCTAAAGAGGCTAGTTTACAGCTCGAAAAATTTAGGACTCGACTCCTCGCCTTATGAATCTGCGCTAGCCAAATTACAAGGCAAAGCAAGCGATAGCAGCACGAATTCTAAAAAGCTCAAAGATGAAAACGCAAAAAATTCCAAAAGCTCGGACGAGAAAAATGCTTCAAATTTAGCGCATAACCCCAAAGCTCCCGCCTCCAAAAATTCTAAGAATTCAAAAAATTCCACTTCCAAAAATCTTAAAAAGACGCGCGCGCCAGAAGAAGCCGATCTAAGCTCGCTATCTAAAGAAGATTTGGAATTTTTACGCTCGACTAGGCCCCGCGGTGCGGACGACGCAAAAAATTCAACAGACGATGCGCATAGCAACGACGCGAGCGAAAATCCCGCAGGTAGCACTGCGACAGAGCGACTAGATTCTGAGCTTCGCAAAAGCAGCGTAAAAAAATCCGCCCCCGATGCCAAACTCGCTTTAGCATCGCTGCGCGGTGATGGGGATGAGATCGTGCTTGAGTTTAACCGCGATCTAAAGCGCGGCGATTATAAAGATTTTACGATCGCAAGTAGCGATAATTTTCGCTTCGTGATTGATTTTAGCGCGCGGCAAAAGTCACAAAAAACGCGGTTTAAAGATAGCTTCGTTAGCGATGTACGCGTCTCGCAATACAACGATAAGACCGTGCGAATCGTACTTAGTGATCCGAAAGAATTCAACGCAAACGTAGAAATTAACGGCAATATGATGATTTTAAGTACGGCTGAAGGCTTAAAAGCCGCAAAATCTGCGCGTGCAGAAAAAAACAAGGATCAAAAATCAGGGCGCAAGCGCGAACACGAGCAAGATAGCGAGCCGCAAATCAGCACGATAGATGATGCGCAAGGCGCCAAAACCGCATCCGTGGCCGCCGGTAAAATTTACAAATCCACTAAGGGCAAACTCATCGTAATCGACCCCGGTCACGGCGGCAGCGATTCGGGCGCGGTCGGAAACGGGCTGAAGGAAAAAAACGTCGTGCTAGCCACATCCAAAAAGCTCGGTGCGCTGCTTACCAAGCGCGGCTACAAGGTGCTTTATACGCGCAGCACCGACGTGTTTATAAATTTAAGGTCGCGTACCGCTTTCGCCGCTAAAAAAAACGCCGATATGTTTATTTCGATCCACGCAAATGCCGCTCCTAACGCCAGCTCAGCACTTAAAATGAGTGGCGTGGAGACCTTTTTCTTAAGCCCGGCTAGAAGCGAACGCAGCAAAAACGCCGCCGCGCTCGAAAACAGGGGCGATCTGGAGGATATGAATACCTTCTCGAAGCAGACCTTCCTAAATTTCTTAAACCGAGAGAAGATAATCTCCTCAAACAAGCTTGCCATCGACATTCAAAGCTATATGCTAAGCTCGGTCAAAAAGAGCTTCTCAAGCAGAGACGGAGGCGTGCGCGAGGCGCCATTTTGGGTGTTAGTGGGCGCTACGATGCCCGCGGTACTCGTGGAGATGGGCTACATCACGCACCCGGATGAGGGTAAAAATTTAGGCAAAAGCGCCTATCAAGACCGCATCGCTCAGGGTATCGCAAACGGCGTGGACGCGTACTTTCAGAAAAACAGGTGA
- a CDS encoding fibronectin type III domain-containing protein yields MKKFYQLTLSATLAILAAGCATSSAPSASDESLPRVEGIRTITSDDEIGLEWPRYDSNTAVLGFIVYRAPASGGEAKKIATITDPYSTHYVDTRLQPGTSYKYTVRTYGAKGVSAPSPVAIASTAKMLESVPFAQAIYGLPGRVKIIWRPHPDLRVSSYLIERRPKGGESWSTIKEVRGRLSAEYIDNIDYGEGYEYRISVKTENGELSKPSAVIAAAQAE; encoded by the coding sequence ATGAAAAAATTTTACCAACTAACGTTGAGCGCTACTTTAGCGATACTAGCGGCTGGCTGCGCTACGTCTAGCGCGCCTAGCGCAAGCGACGAGAGCCTTCCGCGCGTAGAGGGCATTAGGACGATCACGAGCGACGATGAGATCGGGCTCGAGTGGCCTAGATACGACTCAAATACCGCCGTATTGGGCTTTATCGTCTACCGAGCGCCTGCAAGCGGCGGCGAAGCCAAAAAGATCGCCACCATCACAGATCCATACTCCACTCACTACGTAGATACGAGGCTGCAGCCGGGCACTTCGTATAAATACACCGTGCGCACATACGGCGCCAAGGGCGTTTCGGCTCCTTCTCCGGTCGCTATCGCAAGTACCGCGAAAATGCTAGAGTCCGTGCCGTTTGCGCAGGCGATCTACGGACTTCCGGGCCGCGTTAAGATCATCTGGCGCCCGCATCCAGATCTTCGCGTAAGCTCCTATCTAATCGAACGCCGTCCTAAGGGAGGCGAGTCGTGGAGCACAATTAAAGAGGTTCGCGGCAGACTTAGCGCTGAGTATATCGACAATATCGATTATGGCGAAGGATATGAATACCGTATTTCCGTCAAAACCGAAAACGGAGAGCTGTCCAAGCCTAGTGCAGTCATTGCCGCAGCGCAGGCAGAATAA
- the trmB gene encoding tRNA (guanosine(46)-N7)-methyltransferase TrmB: protein MPNFITQSVSLPPLPIKLGETEFLETARGRNLTLVRTKSFDSEFFIIVKPGGGKVIVKGEKITKPAKIGHLQRALEIFKERFCGQIISQAFAYKGSSLTEKTPLILDENEILSLVKSSKFNKIFIEIGFGSGRHLLHQARSNQDALLIGIEIYKPAIEQVAKLAIREGLQNIALIATDARVLLSLLPAGCLQRVFLHFPVPWDDAPHRRVISDEFTSQIARTLGRGGRFELRTDSEEYFLYAMQKLSPYVRRKAGEISHFKNRDAAVASKYEDRWRKMDKNIYDLIYENKTAGRGEPQRFEMEFLKFNAAAIARNFKNFTFKGEDFFVHFEEIFYFDAQKSLDAGGACAAGGVNLGSADEAMNDEAINLDATRSGNLTERASMDEILASGGKISSTTASDKISACANATQILKKASDALNTNLADETGAKDGANLNEDRLSTKGIDLTSDVPIAVSAKFSHPAPGEKRALACEQIATSSAPNASGTEGALAAIDVTSASTTPAAIGTIDTNNVPNLDGSFAAISAIEESATPNAIRADGASATQILKKTSAASCKNEPQAELKNELNHAVEQQAELQNKSNPIKSQIGHRSELSHDELQAKHQGKLNRAERQDKRQSEPSYTEPQNERQSKPCTTEPQDVLILLSLGAFDFPQQCFIRANASGTRYFIRRPLPTRENHAAHQKISEIFSQWQR from the coding sequence TTGCCAAATTTCATAACCCAAAGTGTGAGCCTGCCGCCGCTGCCAATTAAGCTCGGCGAGACCGAATTTTTAGAAACGGCGCGCGGCAGAAATTTAACGCTCGTGCGAACTAAGAGCTTTGATAGCGAGTTTTTTATCATCGTTAAGCCCGGCGGCGGTAAAGTGATAGTAAAGGGCGAAAAGATCACCAAGCCCGCCAAGATCGGCCATCTGCAGCGAGCGCTCGAAATTTTTAAAGAGCGCTTCTGCGGGCAGATCATCTCGCAGGCATTTGCTTACAAAGGCAGCTCGCTTACCGAAAAAACGCCGCTGATTTTGGACGAGAATGAAATTTTATCCCTCGTAAAAAGCTCTAAATTTAATAAAATTTTTATCGAGATCGGCTTCGGCTCAGGCAGACATCTGCTTCATCAGGCGCGCTCAAATCAAGACGCACTACTAATCGGTATCGAAATTTACAAGCCCGCGATCGAGCAGGTCGCAAAACTAGCGATCCGCGAAGGGCTGCAAAACATCGCTCTCATAGCCACCGACGCGCGGGTTTTGCTGAGCCTGCTTCCCGCAGGCTGCTTGCAGCGCGTATTTTTGCACTTCCCCGTGCCGTGGGACGACGCGCCGCACCGCCGCGTCATAAGCGACGAGTTCACCTCGCAGATCGCACGCACGCTCGGACGCGGCGGCCGCTTCGAGCTTCGCACCGACAGCGAGGAATACTTCCTCTACGCGATGCAAAAGCTCTCGCCCTACGTTCGGCGCAAAGCGGGCGAAATTTCGCATTTTAAAAACCGCGACGCCGCCGTAGCGAGCAAATACGAGGATAGATGGCGCAAAATGGATAAAAATATCTACGATCTGATCTATGAGAACAAAACCGCGGGCCGTGGCGAGCCGCAGCGGTTTGAGATGGAATTTTTAAAATTTAACGCGGCGGCAATCGCGCGAAATTTTAAAAATTTCACCTTCAAAGGCGAGGATTTTTTCGTGCATTTTGAGGAAATTTTTTACTTCGATGCGCAAAAAAGCTTGGACGCGGGCGGAGCTTGCGCGGCAGGCGGCGTAAATTTAGGCAGCGCGGACGAAGCGATGAACGACGAGGCTATAAATTTAGACGCGACGCGCAGCGGAAATTTAACCGAGCGCGCGAGCATGGATGAAATTTTAGCAAGTGGCGGCAAAATTTCATCTACGACAGCGAGCGATAAAATTTCAGCTTGCGCGAACGCTACGCAAATTCTAAAAAAAGCGAGCGACGCACTAAATACAAACCTTGCAGATGAAACGGGCGCAAAAGACGGCGCAAATTTAAACGAGGATCGCTTGAGCACAAAGGGCATAGATTTAACGAGCGACGTTCCCATCGCAGTAAGCGCTAAATTTAGCCACCCCGCCCCAGGTGAAAAGCGCGCTTTAGCCTGCGAGCAGATCGCAACAAGCAGCGCGCCAAATGCTAGCGGCACGGAGGGTGCGCTTGCGGCTATCGATGTGACAAGCGCAAGCACTACACCCGCAGCGATCGGCACAATAGATACAAACAATGTGCCGAATTTGGACGGCTCATTCGCAGCGATCAGTGCGATAGAAGAGAGTGCCACGCCGAATGCGATCCGCGCAGACGGAGCAAGCGCTACGCAAATTCTAAAAAAAACAAGCGCCGCATCTTGCAAAAATGAGCCGCAAGCCGAACTAAAAAACGAGCTAAACCACGCTGTCGAACAGCAAGCTGAATTACAAAATAAGTCAAACCCCATCAAGTCGCAAATCGGTCACCGAAGCGAGCTAAGCCATGACGAGCTACAAGCCAAACACCAAGGCAAATTAAATCGCGCCGAGCGGCAAGATAAACGACAAAGTGAACCAAGCTACACCGAGCCGCAAAACGAACGGCAAAGCAAGCCGTGCACAACCGAGCCACAGGACGTGCTAATCCTGCTTTCGCTCGGGGCATTCGACTTTCCGCAGCAGTGTTTTATCCGCGCAAACGCAAGCGGCACGCGCTACTTCATCCGCCGCCCGCTTCCTACGCGCGAAAACCACGCGGCACATCAAAAAATTTCGGAGATATTTTCACAATGGCAGAGATAA
- a CDS encoding threonine/serine exporter family protein translates to MALLVFKDACFAAAAGLGFAYACMPPKKTLIFSALLAAVAHSCRFLLIQSQIFSIAAATLFASFLIGVLGMLCAKRLKVPAEIIAFPALLPMIPGIYAYKAVLALFSYIRATGAEHKLAHLISFFDNALATISISLALGTGVSITLLIFYEQSLMITRGARGK, encoded by the coding sequence ATAGCACTTTTGGTATTTAAGGACGCTTGCTTTGCCGCTGCGGCGGGGCTGGGGTTTGCGTATGCGTGCATGCCGCCTAAAAAGACGCTCATTTTCTCGGCGCTGCTTGCGGCGGTTGCGCATTCATGCAGGTTTTTGCTGATTCAAAGCCAAATTTTTTCGATCGCCGCCGCGACGCTTTTTGCGTCGTTTCTGATCGGCGTTTTGGGGATGCTCTGTGCCAAGCGTCTCAAGGTGCCCGCAGAGATCATCGCCTTCCCCGCGCTACTTCCGATGATACCTGGCATCTACGCCTACAAGGCGGTTTTGGCGCTGTTTTCTTATATCAGAGCCACGGGCGCAGAGCATAAACTCGCCCACCTCATCTCGTTTTTCGACAACGCTCTCGCCACGATCTCGATCTCGCTGGCGCTAGGCACGGGCGTTTCAATAACGCTGCTAATTTTCTACGAGCAGTCCTTAATGATCACTCGCGGTGCAAGAGGTAAATAA
- a CDS encoding ATP-binding cassette domain-containing protein, whose protein sequence is MAEITDDYNIITAAGLTLGYEKAGAVIQDASFGIGAKDFVIITGKSGSGKSTLLKSFYGGIDIIGGELNVCLCDLKGITNSDLRTLRQRIGIIFQNYRLINEWTIERNIMLPLMIMGYNQQVCQDQAKKLLRHVELGHKMGKYPLELSGGEQQRVALARAMAHNPRLLLCDEPTGNLDDYSSAIIWNLLRSACESWNACVVIVTHKMPATLRFRHRHFEIKDAKVNEID, encoded by the coding sequence ATGGCAGAGATAACGGACGATTACAACATCATCACCGCAGCGGGCCTCACGCTAGGCTACGAAAAGGCGGGCGCAGTCATCCAAGACGCGAGTTTCGGCATAGGCGCGAAGGACTTCGTCATCATCACGGGCAAGAGCGGCAGCGGCAAATCCACACTGCTTAAGTCCTTCTACGGCGGCATCGACATCATCGGCGGCGAGCTGAACGTCTGCTTGTGCGATCTAAAGGGCATCACGAACTCCGATCTGCGCACCCTGCGCCAGCGCATCGGCATTATCTTTCAAAACTACCGCCTGATCAACGAATGGACGATCGAGCGCAACATAATGCTTCCGTTAATGATAATGGGCTACAATCAGCAGGTCTGCCAAGACCAAGCCAAAAAGCTACTGCGCCACGTCGAGCTCGGGCATAAGATGGGTAAGTACCCGCTCGAGCTTAGCGGCGGCGAGCAGCAGCGCGTGGCTTTGGCGCGTGCGATGGCGCATAATCCGCGGCTACTGCTGTGCGACGAGCCTACGGGAAATTTGGACGACTACTCCAGCGCCATTATTTGGAATTTGCTGCGCTCGGCGTGCGAGTCGTGGAACGCCTGCGTCGTCATCGTGACGCACAAAATGCCCGCTACGCTGCGTTTTAGGCATCGACATTTTGAGATTAAGGACGCTAAAGTAAATGAAATCGATTAA